A portion of the Burkholderia sp. GAS332 genome contains these proteins:
- a CDS encoding FKBP-type peptidyl-prolyl cis-trans isomerase FkpA, with protein sequence MAASTTEKLPSGVIVEHLTPGTGAQPAADDVVKVNYRGTLANGTEFDSSAKHGGPATFPLNRVIPCWTQGVQKMKVGEKAKLTCPAATAYGERGVGPIPPNSDLTFEVELVGIVK encoded by the coding sequence ATGGCCGCTTCCACCACTGAAAAGCTGCCTTCCGGCGTAATCGTTGAACATCTCACGCCGGGCACGGGTGCCCAGCCGGCTGCTGACGACGTCGTGAAGGTCAACTATCGCGGCACGCTCGCCAATGGCACCGAATTCGATAGTTCGGCGAAGCACGGCGGCCCGGCGACTTTCCCGCTCAATCGCGTGATTCCGTGCTGGACACAAGGCGTGCAAAAGATGAAGGTCGGCGAGAAGGCCAAACTGACCTGCCCGGCGGCGACTGCCTATGGCGAACGCGGCGTTGGCCCGATTCCGCCGAATAGCGACCTGACGTTCGAAGTCGAACTCGTTGGCATCGTCAAGTAA